Proteins from one Oncorhynchus masou masou isolate Uvic2021 chromosome 12, UVic_Omas_1.1, whole genome shotgun sequence genomic window:
- the LOC135549594 gene encoding oxysterol-binding protein-related protein 3-like isoform X4: protein MSIKKKTKAIDLDANDNIYHLKVKSEKSQEVKSQELFDDWVSKLRHHRVFRQNEIAMYPHERHLFHPSHLSPNLNDSMRRQHPSLAKQASVVQQAKVSAWLHSSEDMDRCCRDLADCESYLLELNLLLKSMEVLHRTSSAPAISLMASTYDIPKKEKRGPRKWRSKNYTKDAQATLQVPGCGSPPASPHLHTSHPNLSTAEANTSFLETPDSPTDANRLQEDFCRLANNIHSTLRSAYSSLSAERDIVRHTIDLKAPPPAQVMGLKTGYGSGLPDGSRQLVHQASNESMSEFFDAQEYQLTSSSSENEASDDDSYISDVSDSVSMDTGYSNEGGSERHDSAGSGGSGVQVARRRTTLPSPQPSSSSVSLWNILKNNIGKDLSKVAMPVHLNEPLNTLQRLCEEVEYSELLDTANHTQDPYQRMVYVATFAVSAYASSYHRAGSKPFNPVLGETYECDRPDKGFRFIAEQVSHHPPVSACHCDSLNFTFWQDVQWKNKFWGKSMEIVPMGTTHVTLPGFGDHYEWNKVTSCIHNILSGQRWIEHYGEMSIKNTSSDACQCTVTFVKAKSWSSTVNKIEGVVTDSGGRVIHSFFGKWHEGVYQGDTPSAICIWRANPMPVDQDQYYGFTQFGVELNELDAALKPFLPPTDTRFRLDQRCLEEGNIEGAEEQKQRIELLQRERRKVLEENNMTHKPRFFKKSKDDTWLSSNTYWEQRKDPGFSSREDFPVLW from the exons ATGTCAATCAAGAAGAAAACCAAGGCCATCGATCTGGACGCCAACGACAACATTTATCACCTcaag GTGAAGTCTGAGAAGTCTCAGGAAGTGAAGTCACAGGAGTTGTTTGATGATTGGGTGTCGAAGCTACGACATCACCGTGTCTTCCGTCAGAACGAGATCGCCATGTACCCCCACGAGAGGCACCTGTTTCACCCCTCACACCTGTCGCCTAACCTCAACGACTCCATGAGACGG cagcacCCCAGTCTGGCTAAGCAGGCGTCAGTTGTCCAGCAGGCGAAGGTCAGTGCCTGGCTTCACTCCTCAGAAGACATGGACAGGTGCTGCAGAG ACTTGGCGGACTGTGAGTCTTACCTGTTGGAACTCAACCTGCTGCTGAAGAGTATGGAGGTTCTCCACCGCACTTCCTCTGCCCCCGCCATCAGCCTCATG GCTTCAACATATGACATTCccaagaaggagaagaggggtcCCAGGAAGTGGCGTTCAAAAAATTACACCAAAGATGCCCAAGCCACGCTACAG GTTCCTGGCTGTGGCTCACCGcctgcctctcctcatctccaTACCTCCCACCCAAACCTCTCTACTGCTGAAGCCAACACCTCCTTCCTGGAAACCCCAGACTCACCTACTGATGCCAACCGCCTCCAGGAAGACTTCTGCAGGCTGGCTAACAACA tTCACTCCACTCTGCGGTCAGCCTATAGTTCTctatcagcagagagagacatagtgaGACACACTATTGACCTGAAGGCCCCCCCCCCAGCTCAGGTCATGGGCCTCAAGACCGGCTATGGTTCG GGTCTCCCAGATGGATCCCGCCAACTTGTCCACCAGGCATCCAATGAGTCCATGTCGGAGTTCTTTGATGCTCAGGAGTACCAGCTCACCTCCAGCTCCTCTGAGAATGAG GCTTCTGATGATGACTCGTATATCAGTGATGTCAGTGACAGTGTTTCCATGGACACCGGCTACAGCAACGAGGGAGGAAGCGAGAGACATGACTCTG caggcTCAGGAGGAAGTGGTGTTCAGGTGGCCCGCAGACGGactaccctcccctccccccaacccagcagcagcagtgtcAGTCTATGGAACATCCTCAAGAACAACATAGGGAAGGACCTGTCCAAGGTAGCCATGCCTGTTCATCTCAACGAGCCTCTCAACACACTGCAGAGGCTGTGTGAGGAGGTGGAGTACTCTGAGCTGCTGGATACAGCGAACCACACACAGGACCCGTACCAGAGAATG GTGTATGTGGCAACATTTGCAGTGTCTGCATATGCCTCCAGTTACCACCGGGCAGGAAGTAAACCCTTTAACCCCGTCCTGGGAGAGACCTACGAGTGTGACAGACCTGACAAGGGCTTCAGGTTCATAGCAGAACAG GTGAGCCATCACCCACCTGTGTCAGCGTGTCACTGTGACTCTCTCAACTTCACTTTCTGGCAAG ATGTCCAGTGGAAGAATAAGTTCTGGGGGAAATCCATGGAGATTGTTCCCATGGGAACCACTCATGTGACCCTGCCAGG GTTTGGGGACCACTATGAGTGGAACAAGGTCACGTCCTGCATCCACAACATCCTGAGTGGCCAGCGCTGGATAGAACACTACGGAGAGATGTCAATCAAAAACACCAGCAGTGATGCCTGCCAGTGTACAGTGACCTTCGTCAAG GCAAAATCGTGGAGCTCAACGGTGAACAAGATAGAGGGAGTGGTTACAGACAGTGGAGGGCGTGTCATCCACTCATTCTTTGGCAAATGGCATGAAGGCGTGTACCAAGGAGACACACCCTCTGCCATCTGCATCTGGAGAGCAA ACCCCATGCCTGTGGACCAGGACCAGTACTATGGCTTCACTCAGTTTGGTGTGGAGCTGAATGAGCTTGATGCCGCCCTGAAGCCCTTCCTACCCCCCACAGACACACGCTTCCGTCTCGACCAGAG gtgTTTGGAAGAAGGGAACATTGAGGGGGCTGAGGAGCAGAAGCAGAGGATCGAGCTGCtccagagagaaaggagaaaagtCCTGGAGGAGAACAACATGACGCACAAACCACGCTTCTTCAA GAAATCAAAGGATGACACATGGCTGAGCTCTAATACATACTGGGAACAGCGGAAGGACCCTGGGTTCAGCTCTAGAGAGGACTTCCCTGTGCTGTGGTGA